Proteins encoded in a region of the Pseudomonas putida genome:
- the clpA gene encoding ATP-dependent Clp protease ATP-binding subunit ClpA: MLNRELEVTLNLAFKEARSKRHEFMTVEHLLLALLDNEAAATVLRACGANLDKLKHDLQEFIDSTTPLIPVNDEDRETQPTLGFQRVLQRAVFHVQSSGKREVTGANVLVAIFSEQESQAVFLLKQQSVARIDVVNYIAHGISKVPGHGSQSESDQEMQDEEGGETSSSSNPLDAYASNLNELARAGRIDPLVGREQEVERVAQILARRRKNNPLLVGEAGVGKTAIAEGLAKRIVDGQVPDLLAQSVVYSLDLGALLAGTKYRGDFEKRFKALLGELRKRPQAILFIDEIHTIIGAGAASGGVMDASNLLKPLLSSGEIRCIGSTTFQEFRGIFEKDRALARRFQKVDVSEPSVEDTVGILRGLKGRFESHHNIEYSDEALRAAAELASRYINDRHMPDKAIDVIDEAGAYQRLQPEANRVKRIDVPQVEDIVAKIARIPPKHVSSSDKELLRNLERDLKLTVFGQDQAIDSLSTAIKLSRAGLKSPDKPVGSFLFAGPTGVGKTEAARQLAKALGVELVRFDMSEYMERHTVSRLIGAPPGYVGFDQGGLLTEAITKQPHCVLLLDEIEKAHPEVFNLLLQVMDHGTLTDNNGRKADFRNVILIMTTNAGAETAARASIGFTHQDHASDAMEVIRKSFTPEFRNRLDTIIQFGRLSTETIKSIVDKFLIELQAQLEDKRVLLEVSDDARGWLAVSGYDAQMGARPMARLIQDKIKRPLAEEILFGELAEHGGVVHVDLRDGELVFDFETTAEVA; encoded by the coding sequence ATGTTAAACCGCGAGCTCGAAGTCACCCTCAATCTGGCCTTCAAGGAGGCCCGTTCGAAGCGTCATGAGTTCATGACTGTCGAACATCTGCTGCTGGCACTCCTTGACAATGAGGCTGCTGCGACCGTTCTGCGCGCCTGTGGCGCCAATCTCGACAAACTCAAGCATGACCTGCAAGAGTTCATCGACTCCACAACGCCGCTGATTCCTGTCAACGACGAAGACCGGGAAACCCAGCCGACCCTGGGCTTCCAGCGTGTGCTGCAGCGTGCCGTGTTCCACGTGCAAAGCTCCGGCAAGCGCGAAGTGACTGGCGCCAATGTGCTGGTGGCGATCTTCAGCGAACAGGAAAGCCAGGCCGTGTTTCTGCTCAAGCAGCAGAGCGTGGCCCGTATCGACGTGGTCAACTACATCGCCCATGGTATCTCCAAGGTGCCAGGGCATGGTTCGCAGTCTGAAAGCGACCAGGAAATGCAGGACGAAGAGGGCGGTGAAACCTCCTCTTCGAGCAACCCACTGGACGCCTATGCCAGCAACCTGAACGAGCTGGCGCGTGCCGGCCGCATCGACCCACTGGTCGGCCGCGAGCAGGAAGTGGAGCGGGTGGCGCAAATCCTTGCCCGTCGGCGCAAGAACAACCCGCTGCTGGTGGGTGAGGCAGGCGTGGGCAAGACGGCCATCGCCGAAGGCCTGGCCAAGCGCATCGTCGACGGCCAGGTGCCCGACCTGCTGGCGCAGAGCGTGGTGTATTCCCTCGACCTGGGCGCGCTGCTGGCCGGTACCAAATACCGTGGCGACTTCGAGAAGCGTTTCAAGGCGCTGCTCGGTGAGCTGCGCAAGCGCCCGCAGGCCATCCTGTTCATCGACGAAATCCACACCATCATCGGTGCCGGTGCAGCGTCGGGTGGGGTGATGGATGCCTCCAACCTGCTCAAGCCGCTGCTGTCGTCGGGTGAAATCCGTTGTATCGGCTCGACCACCTTCCAGGAGTTTCGCGGCATCTTCGAGAAGGACCGTGCGCTGGCACGGCGCTTCCAGAAGGTGGACGTCAGCGAGCCATCGGTCGAAGACACCGTGGGCATTCTGCGCGGCCTGAAGGGGCGTTTCGAAAGCCACCACAACATCGAGTACAGTGACGAAGCCCTGCGCGCCGCCGCTGAACTGGCCTCGCGCTACATCAATGACCGGCACATGCCGGACAAGGCCATCGACGTAATCGACGAAGCCGGCGCCTACCAGCGTCTGCAACCGGAGGCCAACCGCGTCAAGCGCATCGATGTGCCGCAAGTCGAGGATATCGTCGCCAAGATCGCGCGGATTCCGCCGAAGCATGTCAGCAGTTCCGACAAGGAGCTGCTGCGTAACCTTGAGCGCGACCTGAAACTGACCGTGTTCGGCCAGGACCAGGCAATCGACTCGCTGTCTACCGCGATCAAGCTGTCTCGTGCCGGCCTCAAGTCGCCAGACAAACCGGTTGGTTCGTTCCTGTTCGCTGGCCCCACTGGTGTCGGCAAGACCGAAGCGGCGCGGCAGCTGGCCAAGGCGCTGGGCGTGGAACTGGTGCGCTTCGACATGTCCGAGTACATGGAACGCCACACCGTGTCGCGCCTCATCGGTGCGCCGCCTGGTTATGTTGGTTTCGACCAGGGTGGTTTGCTGACCGAGGCGATTACCAAACAACCGCACTGCGTGTTGCTGCTCGACGAAATCGAGAAGGCTCACCCGGAAGTCTTCAACCTGCTGTTGCAGGTGATGGACCACGGTACCCTGACCGACAACAACGGGCGCAAAGCCGACTTCCGTAACGTGATCCTGATCATGACCACCAACGCCGGTGCCGAAACCGCGGCGCGGGCGTCGATCGGCTTCACTCATCAGGACCACGCGTCCGATGCCATGGAAGTGATCCGCAAGAGCTTCACGCCAGAGTTCCGCAACCGCCTGGATACCATCATCCAGTTTGGCCGCCTGAGCACAGAGACGATCAAAAGCATCGTCGACAAGTTCCTTATCGAACTGCAGGCGCAGCTGGAAGACAAGCGTGTGCTGCTGGAAGTCAGCGATGATGCGCGCGGCTGGCTGGCGGTTTCGGGGTACGACGCGCAGATGGGTGCGCGGCCGATGGCGCGGCTGATCCAGGACAAGATCAAGCGGCCGCTGGCCGAGGAGATCTTGTTCGGCGAGCTGGCCGAGCATGGCGGCGTGGTGCACGTCGACCTGCGCGATGGCGAACTGGTGTTCGACTTCGAGACCACGGCTGAGGTCGCGTGA
- the aat gene encoding leucyl/phenylalanyl-tRNA--protein transferase, producing MLTWLTRDSLTFPPLEKALHDPNGLLAAGGDLSPERLVQAYRHGCFPWYQDGQPILWWSPDPRTVLLPDQLHVSRSLAKLMRQGRYQVSFDTDFPAVIAACAAPRDYADGTWITDTMRNAYCELHRRGIAHSVEVRQDGKLVGGLYGLAMGQLFFGESMFSRADNASKVGFVTLVNHLRDAGFALIDCQMPTNHLHSLGAHAISRAEFADYLARHLDQPNSATWVA from the coding sequence ATGCTTACTTGGCTGACTCGCGACTCGCTGACCTTCCCACCCCTGGAAAAGGCCCTGCATGACCCCAACGGCCTGCTGGCCGCTGGCGGTGACCTGAGCCCCGAGCGCCTGGTACAAGCGTATCGCCATGGCTGCTTCCCGTGGTACCAGGACGGCCAGCCGATCCTGTGGTGGTCGCCCGACCCACGTACAGTGCTGCTCCCCGACCAGTTGCACGTGTCGCGCTCGCTGGCCAAGCTGATGCGCCAAGGCCGCTACCAGGTCAGCTTCGACACCGACTTTCCGGCCGTGATCGCCGCCTGCGCTGCGCCACGCGACTACGCCGACGGCACCTGGATTACCGACACCATGCGCAACGCCTATTGCGAGCTGCACCGCCGCGGCATCGCCCATTCGGTGGAGGTACGCCAGGACGGTAAGCTGGTCGGCGGCCTGTACGGCCTGGCCATGGGCCAGCTGTTCTTTGGCGAATCGATGTTCAGCCGCGCCGACAACGCCTCCAAGGTCGGCTTCGTCACCCTGGTCAACCACCTGCGCGATGCGGGCTTTGCGCTTATCGACTGCCAGATGCCCACCAACCACCTGCACAGCCTGGGTGCCCATGCCATCAGCCGCGCCGAGTTCGCCGATTACCTGGCACGCCACCTCGACCAGCCCAACAGCGCTACATGGGTTGCCTAG
- a CDS encoding NADP-dependent isocitrate dehydrogenase: MPTRSKIIYTFTDEAPALATYSLLPIVEAFTACADIAVETRDISLAGRILAAFPEQLGAEKRVGDHLAELGQLATTPEANIIKLPNISASVPQLKAAIKELQGKGFNIPDYADEPATADEKESRARYDRIKGSAVNPVLREGNSDRRAPLSVKNYARKHPHKMGAWAADSKSHVAHMTQGDFYGSEKAALIEGDDSLRIELVGNDGSTTVLKEKTAVKAAEIIDCATMSRKALKAFIAEQIADAKASGVLLSVHLKATMMKVSDPIMFGVIVEEFYNDVLAKHAAALAEVGFNANNGIGDLYARIKDLPADKQAEIEADIQALYADRPALAMVNSDKGITNLHVPSDVIVDASMPAMIRDSGKMWNTAGELQDAKAVIPDRCYAGIYQATIEDCKKHGAFDPTTMGSVPNVGLMAQKAEEYGSHDKTFQIKADGVVRVVDGKGNVVLEQNVEAGDIFRMCQTKDAPIQDWVKLAVNRARLSDTPAVFWLDPARAHDGVMIEKVQKYLKDHDTTGLDIRVLAPVDAIKFSLARIREGKDTISVTGNVLRDYLTDLFPIMELGTSAKMLSIVPLMNGGGLFETGAGGSAPKHVQQLVEENFLRWDSLGEFLALAASLEHLGNTYDNPRAKVLANTLDQATGKFLDTNKSPSRKVGGIDNRGSHFYLTLYWAEALAAQADDAALQARFAPLAKTLAENEATIVAELNAVQGKPADIGGYYAPDAELTAKVMRPSQTLNSAIAAL, encoded by the coding sequence ATGCCCACCCGTTCCAAGATCATCTATACCTTCACCGACGAAGCCCCCGCCCTCGCCACCTACTCGCTGCTGCCGATCGTCGAAGCTTTCACAGCTTGCGCTGACATCGCCGTCGAAACTCGCGACATCTCCCTGGCTGGCCGTATCCTTGCCGCCTTCCCGGAGCAACTGGGCGCAGAGAAGCGAGTAGGCGATCACCTGGCGGAACTGGGCCAGCTGGCTACCACCCCTGAAGCCAACATCATCAAGCTGCCGAACATCAGCGCCTCGGTACCGCAGCTCAAAGCCGCGATCAAGGAACTGCAAGGCAAGGGCTTCAACATCCCTGACTACGCCGACGAGCCGGCCACCGCGGACGAGAAAGAGTCCCGCGCCCGCTACGACCGCATCAAGGGTTCCGCCGTGAACCCGGTGCTGCGCGAAGGCAACTCCGACCGCCGCGCGCCGCTGTCGGTCAAGAACTACGCCCGCAAGCACCCGCACAAGATGGGCGCTTGGGCCGCCGACTCCAAGTCGCACGTTGCCCACATGACCCAAGGCGATTTCTACGGCAGCGAGAAGGCCGCACTGATCGAAGGTGACGACAGCCTGCGCATCGAGCTGGTCGGCAACGATGGCAGCACCACCGTGCTGAAAGAAAAGACCGCCGTCAAAGCCGCCGAAATCATCGACTGCGCCACCATGAGCCGCAAGGCCCTGAAAGCCTTCATCGCCGAGCAGATCGCCGATGCCAAGGCTTCTGGCGTGCTGCTGTCGGTTCACCTGAAAGCCACCATGATGAAGGTCTCCGACCCAATCATGTTCGGCGTCATCGTCGAAGAGTTCTACAACGACGTGCTGGCCAAGCACGCCGCAGCACTGGCCGAAGTGGGCTTCAACGCCAACAACGGTATCGGTGACCTGTACGCCCGCATCAAGGACCTGCCAGCTGACAAGCAGGCCGAGATCGAAGCCGACATCCAGGCCCTGTACGCCGACCGCCCAGCCCTGGCCATGGTCAACTCCGACAAAGGCATCACCAACCTGCACGTGCCGAGCGACGTTATCGTCGACGCCTCGATGCCAGCCATGATCCGTGACTCGGGCAAGATGTGGAACACCGCTGGCGAACTGCAAGACGCCAAGGCCGTGATCCCGGACCGCTGCTACGCCGGCATCTACCAGGCCACCATCGAAGACTGCAAGAAACACGGCGCCTTCGACCCGACCACCATGGGCAGCGTGCCGAACGTTGGCCTGATGGCGCAAAAGGCCGAAGAGTACGGCTCCCACGACAAGACCTTCCAGATCAAGGCCGACGGCGTCGTGCGCGTGGTCGATGGCAAGGGCAACGTCGTGCTGGAACAGAACGTCGAAGCCGGTGACATCTTCCGCATGTGCCAGACCAAAGACGCTCCGATCCAGGATTGGGTCAAGCTGGCCGTCAACCGTGCCCGCCTGAGCGACACCCCGGCGGTGTTCTGGCTGGACCCGGCTCGCGCCCACGACGGCGTGATGATCGAGAAGGTACAGAAGTACCTGAAGGATCACGACACCACTGGCCTGGACATCCGCGTACTGGCCCCGGTCGACGCCATCAAGTTCTCCCTGGCCCGCATCCGCGAAGGCAAGGACACCATCTCGGTGACCGGCAACGTGCTGCGCGACTACCTGACCGACCTGTTCCCGATCATGGAACTGGGCACCAGCGCCAAGATGCTGTCGATCGTGCCGCTGATGAACGGCGGTGGCCTGTTCGAAACCGGCGCCGGCGGTTCGGCGCCCAAGCACGTACAGCAGCTGGTTGAAGAGAACTTCCTGCGTTGGGACTCGCTGGGTGAATTCCTGGCCCTGGCCGCTTCCCTGGAGCACCTGGGCAACACCTACGACAACCCGCGCGCCAAGGTTCTGGCCAACACCCTGGACCAGGCTACCGGCAAGTTCCTCGACACCAACAAGTCGCCGTCGCGCAAGGTCGGTGGTATCGACAACCGCGGCAGCCACTTCTACCTGACCCTGTACTGGGCTGAAGCCCTGGCCGCTCAGGCTGACGACGCTGCCCTGCAGGCACGCTTCGCACCGCTGGCAAAAACCCTGGCCGAGAACGAAGCGACCATCGTCGCCGAGCTCAATGCCGTTCAGGGCAAGCCAGCCGACATCGGTGGTTACTACGCCCCGGATGCCGAGCTGACCGCCAAGGTGATGCGCCCAAGCCAGACCCTGAACAGCGCCATTGCCGCCCTGTAA
- the infA gene encoding translation initiation factor IF-1 produces the protein MSKEDSFEMEGTVVDTLPNTMFRVELENGHVVTAHISGKMRKNYIRILTGDKVRVELTPYDLSKGRITYRAR, from the coding sequence ATGTCGAAAGAAGACAGCTTCGAAATGGAAGGTACTGTCGTCGACACCCTGCCCAACACCATGTTCCGCGTGGAGTTGGAAAACGGGCACGTCGTAACCGCGCACATCTCCGGAAAGATGCGCAAGAACTACATCCGTATTCTCACTGGCGACAAGGTCCGCGTCGAGCTGACGCCTTATGACCTGAGCAAAGGCCGCATCACCTACCGTGCGCGCTAA
- the cspD gene encoding cold shock domain-containing protein CspD: MASGKVKWFNNAKGYGFINEDGGTEDLFAHYSAIQMDGYKTLKAGQAVTFNIIQGPKGLHAVEIKGINVSASTGVPNSPTTANA; encoded by the coding sequence ATGGCAAGCGGTAAAGTCAAGTGGTTCAACAATGCCAAGGGCTATGGATTCATCAATGAGGACGGCGGAACCGAAGATCTGTTCGCACACTATTCGGCGATCCAGATGGACGGTTACAAGACGCTGAAAGCCGGACAAGCTGTGACGTTCAACATCATCCAGGGCCCGAAAGGCCTGCATGCGGTTGAAATCAAGGGCATCAACGTCAGCGCTTCAACGGGAGTACCGAACTCGCCCACGACCGCTAATGCGTGA
- a CDS encoding NUDIX hydrolase has protein sequence MSWQPHITVATIVEHEGKFLFVEELKANQHVFNQPAGHLEPFETLPQAALRETLEETAWEVELTGVVGIYLYTAPSNGVTYQRICFAARPVRHHEDLALDSDIVRAVWLTRDELLADPARWRSELVPRCLDDYLNGPLHSLELLRD, from the coding sequence ATGTCCTGGCAACCCCACATCACCGTCGCTACCATCGTCGAACACGAAGGCAAGTTCCTTTTCGTCGAGGAGCTCAAAGCCAACCAGCACGTCTTCAACCAACCCGCCGGCCACCTCGAACCCTTTGAGACCCTGCCCCAGGCCGCCCTGCGCGAAACCCTGGAAGAAACTGCCTGGGAAGTCGAGCTCACCGGCGTTGTCGGCATCTACCTGTACACCGCCCCCAGCAACGGCGTGACCTACCAGCGCATCTGCTTCGCCGCCCGCCCTGTGCGCCACCACGAAGACCTCGCCCTGGACAGTGACATCGTCCGCGCCGTATGGCTGACCCGCGACGAGCTGCTGGCCGACCCCGCCCGCTGGCGCAGCGAGCTGGTGCCGCGCTGCCTCGACGACTATTTGAACGGCCCGCTGCATAGCCTTGAGCTGCTGCGCGACTGA
- the icd gene encoding NADP-dependent isocitrate dehydrogenase: protein MGYQKIKVPTDGAKITVNADHSLNVPDNPIIPYIEGDGIGIDVSPVMIKVVDAAVQKAYGGKRKIAWMEVYAGEKATQVYDQDTWLPQETLDAVRDYVVSIKGPLTTPVGGGIRSLNVALRQQLDLYVCLRPVLWFQGVPSPVKKPGDVDMVIFRENSEDIYAGIEWKAGSPEANKVIKFLKEEMGVTKIRFDQDCGIGVKPVSREGTKRLVRKALQYVVDNDRESLTLVHKGNIMKFTEGAFKDWGYEVARDEFGAELLDGGPWMKFKNPKSGREVIVKDAIADAMLQQILLRPAEYDVIATLNLNGDYLSDALAAEVGGIGIAPGANLSDTVAMFEATHGTAPKYAGQDKVNPGSVILSAEMMLRHMGWTEAADLIIKGTNGAIAAKTVTYDFERLMEGARLVSSSGFGDEMIKHM, encoded by the coding sequence ATGGGATACCAGAAAATCAAGGTTCCGACCGACGGCGCCAAGATCACCGTCAATGCAGACCATTCGCTCAACGTGCCTGACAATCCGATCATTCCGTACATCGAGGGCGACGGGATCGGCATCGATGTCTCGCCCGTGATGATCAAGGTGGTCGACGCCGCCGTGCAGAAGGCCTATGGCGGCAAGCGCAAGATTGCCTGGATGGAGGTGTACGCCGGCGAAAAAGCCACCCAGGTATACGACCAGGACACCTGGCTGCCGCAGGAAACCCTCGATGCCGTGCGAGATTACGTGGTGTCGATCAAGGGCCCGCTTACCACCCCGGTCGGTGGCGGCATCCGCTCGCTCAACGTGGCGCTGCGCCAGCAGCTCGACCTGTACGTGTGCCTGCGCCCGGTGCTGTGGTTCCAGGGTGTGCCGAGCCCGGTGAAAAAGCCGGGCGACGTCGACATGGTGATCTTCCGCGAGAACTCCGAGGACATTTACGCGGGCATCGAGTGGAAGGCCGGCTCGCCCGAGGCGAACAAGGTGATCAAGTTCCTTAAAGAGGAAATGGGCGTCACCAAGATCCGTTTCGACCAGGACTGCGGCATCGGCGTCAAGCCGGTATCCCGCGAGGGCACCAAGCGCCTGGTGCGCAAGGCCCTGCAATACGTGGTGGACAATGACCGCGAGTCGCTGACCCTGGTGCACAAGGGCAACATCATGAAGTTCACCGAAGGGGCCTTCAAGGACTGGGGCTACGAGGTGGCGCGGGACGAGTTCGGCGCCGAACTGCTCGATGGCGGCCCGTGGATGAAGTTCAAGAACCCCAAGAGTGGCCGCGAGGTCATCGTCAAGGACGCCATTGCCGACGCCATGCTGCAGCAGATTTTGCTGCGCCCGGCCGAGTACGACGTGATTGCCACGCTCAACCTCAACGGTGACTACCTATCCGACGCCCTGGCGGCGGAGGTGGGCGGTATCGGCATTGCGCCGGGCGCCAACCTGTCCGACACCGTGGCCATGTTCGAGGCCACCCACGGCACCGCGCCCAAGTATGCCGGGCAGGACAAGGTCAACCCGGGCTCGGTGATACTCTCGGCAGAAATGATGCTGCGCCACATGGGCTGGACCGAGGCCGCCGACCTGATCATCAAGGGCACCAACGGCGCGATTGCGGCCAAGACCGTGACCTACGATTTCGAGCGGCTGATGGAGGGGGCCCGGCTGGTGAGCAGCTCAGGTTTTGGCGATGAAATGATCAAGCACATGTAA
- the mnmA gene encoding tRNA 2-thiouridine(34) synthase MnmA — protein MTSPALKDPAKTRVIVGMSGGVDSSVSALLLIEQGYQVEGLFMKNWEEDDGTEYCTAREDLADAQAVCDRIGIKLHTANFAAEYWDNVFEHFLEEYKAGRTPNPDILCNREIKFKAFLDYALSLGADLIATGHYVRRRDTGDLTELLKGLDPNKDQSYFLHAVGGKEIARTLFPVGELEKPEVRAIAEKHGLATAKKKDSTGICFIGERRFSDFLKQYLPAQPGDIETTEGEVIGRHHGLMYHTIGQRQGLGIGGLKDAGDEPWYVLHKDLTRNVLVVGQGNEHPWLFSRALLASEIFWVNPIDLSSPRQLTAKVRYRQSDQQCTLELTETGYRAVFDEPQRAVTPGQSVVFYDGEVCLGGGVIEAAEPWSPRA, from the coding sequence ATGACCAGCCCAGCACTCAAAGACCCCGCCAAGACCCGCGTCATCGTCGGCATGTCCGGCGGCGTGGACTCTTCCGTCTCCGCCCTTCTGCTCATCGAGCAGGGCTACCAGGTGGAAGGGCTGTTCATGAAGAACTGGGAAGAAGACGACGGCACCGAATACTGCACCGCCCGTGAAGACCTGGCCGACGCCCAGGCCGTGTGCGACCGCATCGGCATCAAGCTGCACACCGCCAACTTCGCCGCCGAATACTGGGACAACGTGTTCGAGCACTTCCTTGAAGAATACAAGGCCGGCCGCACGCCCAACCCGGACATCCTCTGCAACCGCGAAATCAAGTTCAAGGCGTTTCTCGACTACGCCCTGTCGCTGGGTGCCGACCTGATCGCCACCGGCCACTACGTGCGCCGCCGCGACACTGGCGACCTCACCGAACTGCTCAAGGGCCTGGACCCGAACAAGGACCAGAGCTACTTCCTGCACGCCGTTGGCGGCAAGGAAATTGCCCGCACCCTATTCCCGGTCGGCGAGCTGGAAAAACCCGAAGTGCGCGCCATCGCCGAAAAACACGGCCTGGCCACCGCCAAGAAAAAGGACTCCACCGGCATCTGCTTCATTGGCGAGCGTCGTTTCAGCGATTTCCTCAAGCAGTACCTGCCAGCTCAGCCGGGTGACATCGAAACCACCGAAGGTGAAGTGATCGGCCGCCACCACGGCCTGATGTACCACACCATCGGCCAGCGGCAGGGCCTGGGCATTGGCGGCCTGAAGGATGCCGGTGACGAGCCGTGGTACGTGTTGCACAAGGACCTGACCCGCAATGTGCTGGTGGTTGGCCAAGGCAACGAACACCCATGGCTGTTCTCCCGCGCCCTGCTGGCTTCGGAGATTTTCTGGGTGAACCCGATCGACCTCAGCAGCCCGCGCCAGCTCACCGCCAAGGTGCGTTACCGCCAGAGCGACCAGCAGTGCACCCTCGAACTGACCGAAACCGGCTACCGCGCCGTGTTCGACGAGCCACAGCGCGCCGTCACCCCAGGCCAGTCGGTGGTGTTCTACGACGGCGAAGTGTGCCTGGGCGGTGGTGTAATCGAAGCCGCCGAGCCGTGGAGCCCGCGCGCATGA
- the hflD gene encoding high frequency lysogenization protein HflD → MSNLQEQLIALGGVFQAAVLVDRIARTGQASEANIGCMLGSLLVRDPKDTLEVFGGDDLNLRDGYRALVGALERDPSSLQREPLRYALSMLGLERQLNKRGDLLDTIGNRLPQIQSQAEHFGLVHENVIASSGALYQDTLSTLRQRIQVHGDMRFLQQASNASKIRALLLAGIRAARLWRQLGGHRWQLVFSRRKLLNELYDMMRTPS, encoded by the coding sequence ATGAGCAACCTGCAGGAGCAATTGATTGCCCTGGGCGGCGTATTTCAGGCCGCTGTGCTGGTCGACCGCATTGCCCGCACCGGCCAGGCCAGCGAGGCCAATATCGGCTGCATGCTGGGCAGCCTGCTGGTACGTGACCCCAAGGACACCCTGGAGGTGTTCGGCGGTGACGACCTGAACCTGCGCGACGGCTACCGCGCGCTGGTCGGCGCCCTGGAGCGTGACCCCAGCAGCCTGCAGCGCGAGCCACTGCGCTACGCCCTGTCGATGCTGGGCCTGGAGCGCCAACTGAACAAACGTGGCGACCTGCTTGACACCATCGGCAATCGCCTGCCGCAAATCCAGTCGCAGGCCGAGCATTTCGGCCTGGTTCACGAAAACGTCATCGCTTCCAGCGGAGCCTTGTACCAGGACACGCTTAGCACCTTGCGCCAGCGCATCCAGGTGCACGGCGACATGCGTTTCCTGCAGCAGGCCAGCAACGCGTCGAAGATTCGCGCCCTGCTGCTGGCCGGCATCCGTGCCGCGCGCCTGTGGCGCCAGCTGGGTGGACACCGCTGGCAGTTGGTGTTCAGCCGTCGCAAGTTGCTGAACGAACTGTACGATATGATGCGCACACCGTCCTGA
- a CDS encoding arginyltransferase, whose product MTELARLKFYATQPHSCSYLPDEQATTLFLDPSQPMDVNVYADLSEMGFRRSGDHLYRPHCQNCNACVPARIPAARFIPNRQQRRILKRNADLTVTAARPAFKEEYFELYRRYIETRHADGDMYPPSRDQFSTFLVRDLPFCWFYEFRLEGHLMAVAVCDLLPNGLSAVYTFYEPDEERRSLGRFAILWQITEALRQDLEAVYLGYWIKNCKKMNYKTQYRPIELLINQRWVTLN is encoded by the coding sequence ATGACAGAGCTGGCGCGGTTGAAGTTCTATGCCACTCAACCCCACTCCTGCAGCTACCTGCCAGACGAGCAGGCGACCACGCTGTTCCTCGACCCCAGCCAGCCGATGGACGTGAATGTGTACGCCGACTTGTCGGAAATGGGCTTTCGACGCAGCGGCGACCACCTGTACCGCCCACATTGCCAGAACTGCAACGCCTGCGTGCCGGCGCGCATCCCGGCGGCGCGCTTCATCCCCAACCGCCAGCAGCGGCGCATCCTCAAACGCAACGCCGACCTGACCGTGACGGCAGCTCGCCCGGCGTTCAAGGAAGAGTACTTCGAGCTCTACCGGCGCTACATCGAAACGCGCCACGCCGACGGTGACATGTACCCACCCAGCCGCGACCAGTTCTCCACTTTTCTGGTACGTGACCTGCCGTTCTGCTGGTTCTACGAGTTCCGCCTCGAAGGCCACCTGATGGCGGTGGCCGTGTGCGACCTGCTGCCCAATGGCCTGTCAGCGGTGTACACCTTCTACGAGCCGGACGAGGAACGCCGCAGCCTTGGCCGCTTCGCCATCCTCTGGCAGATCACCGAAGCCCTTCGCCAGGACCTGGAAGCGGTGTACCTGGGTTACTGGATCAAGAACTGCAAGAAAATGAACTACAAGACGCAGTATCGGCCTATCGAGCTGCTGATAAACCAGCGTTGGGTCACCCTCAACTGA
- the clpS gene encoding ATP-dependent Clp protease adapter ClpS, whose amino-acid sequence MHAPSEIRLTFNQDRPQSNEDDGSGLAVQEAKPILQAPPMYKVVLFNDDYTPMDFVVEVLETFFSLNRELATKIMLTVHTEGRAVCGLFTRDIAETKAMQVNQYARESQHPLLCEIEKDG is encoded by the coding sequence ATGCATGCACCTAGTGAGATTCGACTAACATTCAATCAGGATCGCCCGCAATCGAATGAGGACGACGGCTCGGGTCTTGCAGTTCAGGAAGCCAAGCCGATCCTGCAGGCGCCACCGATGTACAAGGTGGTTTTGTTCAACGATGACTACACGCCAATGGATTTCGTCGTCGAAGTGCTCGAGACGTTCTTCAGTCTGAACCGCGAGCTGGCGACCAAGATCATGCTGACCGTCCATACAGAAGGGCGGGCAGTGTGCGGATTGTTTACCCGTGACATCGCCGAAACAAAGGCTATGCAGGTCAACCAATACGCCAGGGAAAGCCAGCATCCGCTACTCTGTGAAATCGAGAAGGACGGTTAA